In the Mytilus galloprovincialis chromosome 10, xbMytGall1.hap1.1, whole genome shotgun sequence genome, one interval contains:
- the LOC143048909 gene encoding uncharacterized protein LOC143048909 produces MTTQKVSDKQQTTANGIIIPRGFSMKPSQSSGIYPDHEIDFTAQTISDIQTTSNQCIITPRDHAFDLPARGTKERRIKIGEISGPMAPARGALSVRQYHRKDESKILPTKRQRDIRHKS; encoded by the exons atgacgacacaaaaagtGTCTGACAAACAACAGACAACAGCAAATGGCATTATAATTCCAAG AGGATTTTCAATGAAACCTTCGCAATCTAGTGGCATATATCCCGATCATGAAATAGATTTCACAGCACAGACAATTTCAGACATACAGACAACATCAAACCAATGTATCATTACTCCAAG AGATCATGCATTTGACCTTCCAGCCAGAGGAACAAAAGAGCGAAGAATTAAAATTGGAGAAATATCAGGTCCTATGGCTCCAGCTCGAGGTGCACTATCGGTTCGTCAGTACCACAGAAAGGACGAATCAAAAATTCTGCCAACAAAACGTCAAAGAGATATAAGACACAAAAGTTGA